The Flavobacterium commune genome contains a region encoding:
- a CDS encoding fasciclin domain-containing protein, with translation MKRLLRLPSLLRLTLVFLIALVFQNCSEQKIKETTDETLNITEYLRENPDYSMFLEILDITNYASFMNTYGTYTIFIPNNAAVQAYLNDVGATSLSQVPMTDLQNIAMLHILDQKVNTTSFTDGKIATPSLYGQYLVTGASNKNGVSSTTVNKDASIIASNIELGNGVVHVIDKVLRVADKTLAQTIEADPNLSLFTEVLKATGWFETLNQPLTDKTDIDSYLTVLAQTNEVFEAAGYTTLDQLKSRYSHLNNPLDLKDSLNLFVSYRVLPRLQYLADIAITPSLVTKAPLEVISTKLSKDTILLNEDIFNGVLEKGVAIDRSVSDVTASNGVLHYVEGNMAIKKRVPAPVYFEFTDIAEFRRLTAFWKKPGAAYEKLTVDNAGIDVTWDGKASDANAYIAYNKAADGTGITSGIAGCWGADVCEIFRFRDANAQNVAFKTPVIIKGRYKIWISYRQQATKLGNVKVFFDGIEMPRQVNLHEGGNTDTANTPETVLESQGYKRYASPWSNRVNCRLVGVVDVTTTGRHTLMLQSQGNFSAQSWFDIAEFRPVEMNQLWPKFAAGKSTLVQQP, from the coding sequence ATGAAAAGATTACTAAGATTACCTAGCCTGTTGAGACTTACTTTAGTTTTTTTAATAGCTTTAGTGTTTCAAAATTGTTCTGAACAAAAAATAAAAGAAACGACCGATGAAACTCTTAATATAACTGAATATCTAAGAGAAAATCCGGATTACTCTATGTTTTTAGAAATTCTGGATATTACTAATTATGCTTCCTTTATGAATACTTATGGAACTTACACCATTTTTATTCCCAATAATGCTGCTGTACAAGCTTATTTGAATGATGTAGGAGCTACTTCATTGAGTCAGGTTCCAATGACTGATTTACAAAATATTGCTATGCTGCATATTTTAGATCAAAAAGTAAATACGACTTCTTTTACTGATGGTAAAATAGCGACGCCTAGTTTGTATGGTCAATATTTAGTAACAGGAGCTTCAAATAAAAACGGAGTTTCTTCTACAACTGTAAATAAAGATGCAAGCATAATAGCTTCTAATATTGAATTAGGAAATGGAGTAGTCCATGTTATTGATAAAGTATTGCGTGTAGCTGATAAAACATTGGCACAAACTATTGAAGCTGATCCCAACCTTTCCTTATTTACAGAGGTTTTAAAGGCAACAGGATGGTTTGAAACATTAAACCAACCTTTGACAGACAAGACTGATATTGATAGTTATTTAACTGTTTTAGCTCAAACTAATGAAGTTTTTGAAGCAGCAGGATATACTACTTTAGATCAACTAAAAAGCAGATACAGTCATTTGAATAATCCGTTGGATTTAAAAGACAGTTTGAATTTGTTTGTTAGCTACCGTGTTTTGCCAAGATTACAGTATCTGGCTGATATTGCTATAACACCTTCTTTAGTTACAAAAGCTCCTTTAGAAGTAATTAGTACAAAGTTGAGTAAAGATACTATATTATTAAATGAAGATATCTTTAATGGAGTATTAGAAAAAGGGGTTGCTATAGATAGAAGTGTAAGTGATGTAACAGCATCTAATGGAGTGTTGCATTATGTAGAAGGGAATATGGCGATTAAAAAACGTGTACCTGCTCCGGTATATTTTGAGTTTACTGATATAGCCGAATTCAGAAGATTAACCGCTTTTTGGAAAAAACCTGGTGCAGCCTATGAAAAACTTACAGTTGACAACGCAGGTATTGATGTTACTTGGGATGGTAAAGCAAGTGATGCAAATGCTTATATAGCCTATAATAAAGCAGCAGATGGTACTGGTATAACAAGTGGTATTGCCGGATGCTGGGGAGCAGATGTTTGTGAAATTTTCCGTTTTAGAGATGCAAATGCTCAGAATGTTGCTTTTAAAACACCAGTTATTATTAAAGGAAGATATAAAATTTGGATTTCATATAGACAGCAAGCCACTAAACTAGGGAATGTGAAAGTGTTTTTTGATGGAATAGAAATGCCTAGACAAGTAAACTTACATGAGGGAGGTAATACTGATACTGCAAACACTCCAGAAACCGTATTGGAATCTCAAGGATATAAGCGTTATGCTTCACCATGGTCAAACAGGGTAAATTGTAGATTAGTAGGTGTAGTAGATGTAACAACTACGGGAAGACATACTTTAATGTTACAAAGTCAAGGGAATTTTTCGGCTCAATCATGGTTTGATATTGCAGAATTCCGTCCTGTAGAAATGAATCAATTGTGGCCAAAATTTGCTGCTGGTAAGAGTACTTTAGTCCAACAACCTTAA
- a CDS encoding RagB/SusD family nutrient uptake outer membrane protein, with amino-acid sequence MQTKIKTILAIFILFVSTSSCDSYLDLRPQDGIIREEFWKTKEDIQAAVIGIYSSMLNSPPGVNDLPLSQYLFMYGELRGDMIAPGGNVTEDQRDIMNSNIIASNELTDWSAFYRTINYCNTVIDLAPAVRAEDPTLTQTQLNHFLSEALAIRAYLYFTLARTYRDVPLKLDATLSDADNFQLPTNTQSEVFAQVIKDLELAEQYGVEDYGDNASNRGRITTYAINAMQADVYLWVEDYEKAVIAADKVIASPRFRLIQASSNWFTTVYAQGNSTESIFEFQFTPSNLNSFYNIFVIRPQFLGRESVLEDVFGIDLENANNRDVRGERASLVPGTSQIYKYVGLNFNDYKEVQNSDTHWFVYRFADVLLMKAEALTELNRGSEAIEIIEEIRLRRNALEVTSQEVGSENKIEIINYLLAERAREFAYEGKRWFDILRNAKRNNYERLDIILDAGVSGALPEQQQSVVAKLRDPNSHYLPINTNELFANKALVQNPFYK; translated from the coding sequence ATGCAAACTAAAATAAAAACAATATTAGCAATCTTTATACTTTTCGTATCGACAAGTTCGTGCGATAGCTATTTGGATTTACGTCCTCAGGATGGAATTATACGTGAGGAATTCTGGAAAACCAAAGAAGACATACAGGCAGCGGTAATAGGGATTTATTCTTCGATGTTAAATTCGCCTCCTGGGGTAAATGATTTGCCTTTGTCTCAATATTTATTTATGTATGGAGAATTGAGGGGAGATATGATTGCTCCCGGAGGGAATGTTACCGAAGATCAAAGAGATATTATGAATTCGAATATCATAGCTTCTAATGAATTAACCGATTGGTCTGCTTTTTACAGAACTATCAATTATTGTAATACGGTTATTGATTTAGCCCCAGCAGTTAGAGCAGAGGATCCAACCCTAACCCAAACGCAGTTAAATCATTTTCTTTCAGAAGCTTTGGCTATTAGGGCCTATTTGTACTTTACATTGGCTCGTACCTATAGAGATGTGCCTTTAAAATTAGATGCAACATTAAGTGATGCAGATAATTTTCAATTACCAACTAATACTCAAAGTGAGGTTTTTGCTCAGGTGATAAAAGATTTAGAATTAGCAGAGCAATATGGAGTAGAAGATTACGGAGATAACGCATCAAATAGAGGTCGTATAACTACTTATGCTATTAATGCAATGCAGGCAGATGTTTATTTATGGGTAGAAGATTATGAAAAAGCAGTCATTGCTGCTGATAAGGTAATTGCTTCACCAAGATTTAGATTAATACAAGCTTCTAGCAATTGGTTTACAACTGTGTATGCCCAGGGTAACTCTACAGAGAGTATTTTCGAATTTCAATTTACACCATCTAACTTAAATTCTTTCTATAATATATTTGTTATAAGACCTCAGTTTTTAGGCAGGGAAAGTGTTTTGGAAGATGTTTTTGGTATTGATTTAGAAAATGCTAACAATAGGGATGTACGTGGAGAACGTGCCTCTTTAGTTCCGGGTACTTCTCAAATCTATAAGTATGTAGGCTTGAATTTTAATGATTATAAAGAAGTACAAAATTCAGATACCCATTGGTTTGTTTATCGTTTTGCTGATGTGTTGTTAATGAAAGCCGAAGCACTTACTGAGTTGAATAGAGGTTCAGAGGCAATAGAAATTATTGAAGAAATACGATTAAGACGGAATGCTTTGGAAGTAACCTCACAAGAAGTAGGTTCCGAAAACAAAATCGAAATCATAAATTATTTATTGGCTGAGCGTGCTCGTGAATTTGCTTATGAAGGGAAGAGATGGTTTGATATTCTTCGTAATGCCAAAAGAAATAATTATGAAAGACTTGATATAATACTTGATGCAGGAGTTTCGGGTGCTCTTCCGGAGCAACAACAATCCGTAGTTGCTAAATTAAGAGATCCAAATAGTCATTATTTACCTATAAACACGAATGAACTTTTTGCTAATAAAGCACTTGTGCAAAATCCTTTTTATAAATAA
- a CDS encoding SusC/RagA family TonB-linked outer membrane protein codes for MRQPIINILRSFTFAFFILAVMPALAQQPAAATMLRGQVFDAGDNLTIPGATVIEQDAENRTVGSTVTDFDGNFALRIKNPNNKIVVSTIGYKSQTITINGRQSIKVKLVSSVESLKEIVLTASKSSDNGLMRIADRDRTTSSVSINAADLENTQAASIDEALQGRLSGVDIVASSGDPGAGMQIRIRGTSSITGSSDPLIVVDGMPYETSVPDDFNFGSADDQSYAALINIAPSDIETITILKDAAATAIWGSRAAAGVLLITTKRGSVGAPKITYTYRGTYSKLPPTIPMLSGDQYSQLIPEAFMNRNGVPLNTLTVKEFQYDPQDVYYFNNYSQNTNWVDAITQPGITGDHNLSLQGGGQKARYFTSVGYYKQKGVTIGTGLERVNARLNLDYVVSDRIKFKTDISYTHTDTQRNYVNSKDSEDKLRGVAYTKMPNMSIYEYDEVGNLTPNYFSPAFNVQGTYGGTYNPLAMAELAINDIAEDRIVPHFNLSVSIIPKVFMSTFDLQFDYASRKNKSFLPQNATGRPFTETVVNRAYDGDSDQSSIITKTNFIYTPNIGEKQTFQALLSLQSNDFRYTAHQAMTSNTASSLLTDPSNPSRTQTGSLFTSNTQARNVGAVFSAQYGLLDRYLINVGLRADGNSKFADNNKYGYFPSISTRWRISGEPFMQNFKNIDDLSMRLSYGHSGGAPKEDYVFYNIYNNYQTQYLGLNGVVPGNMQLNNLRWETKIGSNLGFNLQMFNKRLSIDAEIYKTTTKDLRFEDLGVSAVSGYSVISDQNVGTLENRGWEIGLNATPYKSGKWRVDFNFNIAANQNMITEISEFVATESGNTDRNGQFKRFLQVDNPFGSFYGYRFKGVYTDLEATKARDARGNVIVGPNGQDVFMRFNYPLTDYTFQPGDAIYEDINKDGNIDSRDVVYLGNSNPKLAGGFGPNVSFNNQWKLNLFFTYRLNYDIINGTDMNTTNMYGWSNQSTATLARWRNPGDVTNMPRAVYGAGYNWLGSDRYVEDASFVRLRSVTLSYNWGKNLLKKLNLDEVRMYVTADNLYTFTKYRGQDPEVSMGRGAFGISIDNASTPPTKRFSFGLTTRF; via the coding sequence ATGAGACAACCAATTATAAATATATTACGCAGTTTTACTTTTGCCTTTTTTATTCTGGCAGTTATGCCTGCATTAGCCCAACAGCCAGCAGCAGCTACTATGTTACGTGGTCAGGTCTTTGATGCTGGGGATAATTTAACGATTCCTGGAGCAACCGTTATTGAGCAGGATGCAGAAAATCGTACCGTAGGATCCACAGTAACCGATTTTGATGGAAATTTTGCTTTACGAATTAAAAATCCAAATAATAAAATAGTAGTTTCTACTATTGGATATAAATCACAGACTATTACTATCAATGGGAGACAATCAATTAAAGTTAAATTGGTTTCTAGTGTTGAATCATTAAAAGAGATTGTTCTTACTGCTTCTAAGTCATCAGATAATGGTTTGATGAGAATTGCGGATCGTGATCGTACTACCAGTTCGGTAAGTATTAATGCGGCCGATTTAGAAAATACACAAGCGGCATCTATCGACGAAGCTTTACAAGGTCGTTTGTCTGGAGTTGATATTGTTGCCAGTAGTGGAGATCCGGGAGCAGGGATGCAAATTCGTATTCGAGGAACTTCTTCAATTACGGGTTCTTCAGATCCTTTAATAGTTGTTGATGGGATGCCTTATGAAACTTCAGTACCTGATGATTTTAATTTTGGATCGGCTGATGATCAGAGTTATGCTGCCCTAATTAATATTGCACCATCCGATATTGAAACCATTACCATTTTAAAAGATGCAGCCGCTACGGCCATATGGGGATCTCGTGCAGCTGCAGGAGTTTTATTAATTACGACTAAGCGTGGATCAGTAGGTGCGCCAAAGATTACTTATACTTACAGAGGGACTTATTCTAAGTTGCCTCCTACTATTCCTATGTTAAGTGGAGATCAATATTCACAATTAATCCCAGAGGCATTTATGAATAGAAATGGTGTGCCTTTGAATACACTTACTGTAAAGGAGTTTCAATATGATCCTCAGGATGTATATTATTTTAATAATTACAGTCAAAATACCAATTGGGTAGATGCAATCACTCAACCCGGTATTACAGGAGATCACAACCTTTCTTTGCAGGGAGGAGGGCAAAAAGCAAGATATTTTACCTCGGTAGGTTATTATAAACAAAAAGGAGTTACTATAGGTACTGGATTAGAAAGAGTAAACGCAAGGTTAAATCTGGATTATGTTGTATCTGACCGTATTAAGTTTAAGACAGATATTTCATATACACATACAGATACGCAACGTAATTATGTTAACTCTAAAGATAGTGAAGACAAATTAAGAGGAGTAGCTTATACCAAAATGCCTAATATGAGTATTTATGAGTATGACGAAGTAGGAAATTTGACTCCAAATTATTTCTCACCAGCATTCAACGTTCAGGGTACTTATGGAGGTACTTATAATCCGCTTGCCATGGCTGAGTTAGCTATAAATGATATAGCAGAAGATCGTATTGTTCCTCACTTCAATTTGAGTGTTAGTATTATTCCTAAGGTATTTATGTCAACTTTTGATTTACAATTTGATTATGCCTCAAGAAAGAATAAATCTTTTTTACCTCAAAATGCAACAGGTCGTCCTTTCACAGAGACAGTTGTTAATAGAGCTTATGATGGTGATTCTGATCAGTCTAGTATTATTACAAAAACAAATTTTATTTACACGCCTAATATAGGAGAAAAACAAACATTTCAAGCTTTATTGTCATTGCAGTCGAATGATTTTCGTTATACTGCACATCAGGCAATGACTTCTAATACGGCTTCTTCTTTATTGACAGACCCCTCAAATCCATCCAGAACACAAACAGGTTCATTATTTACTTCTAATACTCAAGCAAGAAACGTAGGAGCTGTGTTTAGTGCTCAATACGGTTTGTTAGATCGCTATTTGATAAATGTTGGTTTAAGAGCTGATGGAAATTCAAAATTTGCAGATAACAATAAATACGGTTATTTTCCTTCTATATCCACTCGTTGGAGGATTTCAGGAGAGCCATTTATGCAAAATTTTAAAAATATCGATGACTTAAGTATGCGATTGAGTTATGGACATTCAGGAGGAGCACCTAAAGAGGATTATGTTTTCTATAATATTTATAACAATTATCAAACACAGTATTTAGGTCTTAATGGTGTTGTTCCGGGAAATATGCAGTTGAATAATTTGCGTTGGGAGACAAAAATTGGTTCCAATTTAGGATTCAATCTTCAAATGTTTAATAAACGTTTGAGTATAGATGCTGAGATATATAAAACAACTACCAAAGATCTTCGATTTGAAGACCTTGGTGTAAGTGCTGTTTCTGGTTATAGTGTAATATCTGATCAAAACGTAGGAACGTTGGAAAATAGAGGATGGGAAATAGGTCTTAATGCTACTCCTTATAAATCAGGAAAATGGAGGGTAGATTTTAATTTCAATATTGCTGCAAATCAAAATATGATTACTGAAATTTCTGAATTTGTTGCCACTGAAAGTGGAAATACAGATAGAAATGGACAGTTCAAGCGTTTCCTTCAGGTGGATAATCCTTTTGGTTCTTTTTATGGATACCGTTTTAAAGGAGTTTATACTGATCTTGAAGCAACTAAAGCCAGAGATGCCAGAGGTAATGTAATTGTGGGACCAAACGGACAAGATGTGTTTATGCGTTTTAATTATCCATTAACTGATTATACATTTCAACCAGGTGATGCTATTTATGAAGATATTAACAAGGATGGTAATATTGATAGTCGTGATGTGGTGTATTTAGGAAACAGTAATCCTAAACTAGCGGGAGGTTTTGGTCCAAATGTTAGTTTTAACAACCAATGGAAATTAAACCTTTTCTTTACCTATCGTTTGAATTATGATATTATAAACGGTACTGATATGAATACTACAAATATGTATGGATGGAGTAACCAAAGTACTGCAACTTTGGCCAGATGGCGTAATCCGGGAGATGTTACTAATATGCCCAGAGCAGTTTATGGAGCAGGATACAACTGGTTAGGTTCTGATCGTTATGTAGAGGATGCTTCTTTTGTTCGTCTTCGTTCGGTAACTCTTAGTTATAACTGGGGTAAAAATCTATTGAAAAAATTAAATTTAGATGAAGTAAGAATGTATGTGACAGCAGATAACTTATATACATTTACAAAATACAGAGGTCAGGATCCTGAGGTAAGTATGGGAAGAGGAGCTTTTGGAATTTCAATAGATAACGCATCTACACCCCCTACAAAACGTTTCTCATTTGGTCTAACAACCCGTTTTTAA
- a CDS encoding fasciclin domain-containing protein — protein MKRKINYYLLILPLLALFASCSRDVFDEYYARPDYLEDPIYQRLEELGNYKNFTALIEKAGYKDILSKSGYWTMFAPNDAAFTAYFQENGISSVSQIDEATASKIVRYALVYNAFREDQLSDYQSAQGWVKDNAFRRRTAYYDGYQNKIVNGTPMVVVDANRNGGYAFADNNNKYVTYFTDEYFTAKTLSSFDFNYFYPDKEYTGFNLFDGGVQQADIIAENGIIHEVDKVSLPPLSIGKYLEEDNAKGVNSKYSKFYKMLEEHLVTYVFNETVTTSYKNFTGKSDNVFIKFYNSGLSFSPNSENYLKEADNDGQSDAFTMIAPDNAAMEPFVRDILLKHFTMDNLPLYVFQDFFNAHMVKNAVWPSKAASYDNGLGEDLRFDFNTNIIDKKILSNGFFYGSNVVQKSNLFYSVYTSAYLDPAFTLATRLYNSTEIKQMISNIRNKFVLFLPSDTLLRSLGYNYDINSSQWVYTSPTTGLSVSGGAASSRLYRILYNSIVATPNGELDDIFTSSGIIRTGDLDFPGEYIKWDHGKLYAAGNEVAGTVVNIVGDGDVQQNGVTYYIDNLLGFTDRPQGLEIKELAEIPGSQFSSFFNYLKNSTLYNATTGAIQGVSLGTSYTFLVPDNAAIARAKLAGVLPASDNPSLQGDKDKVADFISYHILVNATASDDGLVTGLFETLRKDSFGEKTYVRVESTNSPRTLSFKDATTDSSIGGNNPAANYIKASSNNLADRSLIHLIDNYLTLPKIQ, from the coding sequence ATGAAGAGAAAAATTAACTATTATTTATTAATCCTACCTCTTCTGGCATTGTTTGCCAGTTGTAGTCGAGACGTATTTGATGAATACTATGCACGTCCAGATTATCTTGAAGACCCCATTTACCAGAGATTGGAAGAGCTAGGTAATTATAAAAATTTCACAGCCTTAATTGAAAAAGCAGGCTACAAGGACATCTTGAGTAAGTCAGGATATTGGACAATGTTTGCGCCTAACGACGCGGCTTTTACAGCTTATTTTCAGGAGAATGGAATCTCAAGTGTAAGTCAAATAGATGAGGCAACAGCATCTAAGATTGTTAGATATGCACTTGTTTATAATGCCTTTAGAGAAGATCAGCTTTCTGATTACCAAAGTGCGCAAGGTTGGGTTAAGGATAATGCCTTTAGAAGAAGAACAGCCTATTATGATGGTTATCAAAATAAAATAGTAAACGGCACTCCAATGGTTGTAGTTGATGCCAATCGTAATGGAGGTTATGCCTTTGCTGATAACAATAATAAGTATGTTACTTATTTTACCGATGAATATTTTACGGCTAAAACCTTGAGTTCTTTTGATTTTAATTATTTCTATCCTGATAAAGAATATACAGGTTTTAATTTATTTGATGGAGGTGTTCAACAAGCTGATATAATTGCTGAGAATGGTATTATTCATGAAGTAGATAAGGTTAGTTTACCTCCATTAAGCATAGGGAAATATTTAGAAGAAGATAATGCTAAAGGAGTAAATAGCAAATACAGTAAATTTTATAAAATGCTTGAGGAACATTTGGTTACCTATGTTTTTAATGAAACAGTAACTACCAGTTACAAAAATTTTACTGGAAAATCAGATAATGTTTTTATTAAGTTTTATAATTCCGGATTATCATTTTCACCAAATAGTGAGAACTATCTTAAAGAGGCAGATAATGATGGTCAAAGTGATGCTTTTACAATGATTGCCCCAGATAATGCTGCTATGGAGCCTTTTGTAAGAGATATTCTTTTAAAACATTTTACAATGGATAATCTTCCTCTGTATGTTTTCCAAGATTTTTTTAATGCTCACATGGTTAAAAATGCTGTATGGCCATCAAAAGCTGCAAGCTATGACAACGGTTTAGGAGAAGATTTACGATTTGATTTTAATACAAATATCATTGATAAAAAAATATTAAGTAATGGTTTCTTTTATGGCTCAAATGTAGTACAGAAATCGAATTTATTTTATAGTGTTTATACATCAGCATACTTAGATCCTGCTTTTACACTTGCCACAAGATTGTATAATAGTACAGAAATCAAACAAATGATTAGTAATATCAGAAATAAATTTGTTTTGTTTTTGCCTTCTGATACTTTGCTTCGTTCTTTAGGTTACAATTATGATATTAATAGTTCTCAATGGGTTTACACCTCTCCAACAACAGGGTTAAGCGTTTCAGGAGGAGCAGCAAGTTCACGTTTGTATCGAATACTTTACAATAGTATAGTTGCTACTCCAAATGGAGAATTAGATGATATATTTACTTCTTCTGGAATTATACGTACCGGAGATTTGGATTTCCCTGGAGAGTATATTAAATGGGATCATGGCAAATTGTATGCTGCAGGTAATGAAGTTGCGGGTACTGTTGTTAATATAGTAGGAGATGGAGATGTTCAACAAAATGGAGTAACTTATTATATAGATAATTTACTTGGATTTACTGATAGACCTCAAGGTTTAGAGATTAAAGAATTGGCCGAAATACCAGGATCTCAATTTTCATCATTTTTTAATTATCTTAAAAATTCCACTCTTTATAACGCAACTACAGGTGCTATTCAAGGGGTTAGTCTAGGAACTTCTTATACTTTTTTAGTTCCTGATAATGCAGCGATTGCTAGGGCTAAATTGGCTGGAGTTTTGCCAGCTTCAGATAATCCAAGTTTACAAGGTGATAAAGATAAAGTAGCTGATTTTATTAGTTATCATATTTTAGTTAATGCTACAGCTTCTGATGATGGCTTGGTAACAGGTCTATTTGAAACCCTTAGAAAAGATAGTTTTGGTGAGAAAACATACGTAAGAGTTGAGAGTACAAATTCGCCAAGGACTTTATCCTTTAAAGATGCAACGACAGATAGTTCAATTGGAGGTAATAATCCAGCTGCAAATTATATTAAAGCTTCAAGTAACAACTTGGCAGACAGGTCTTTGATTCATTTAATAGACAACTATCTTACACTTCCTAAAATTCAGTAA
- a CDS encoding GntR family transcriptional regulator: MEKKFTFKINHDSDIPKYQQLVNSINNAIAENILGKGEQLPSVNSICQKNQLSRDTVFKAYSILKEQKLIDSVPNKGYFVAGETRKVLLVLDTFKAYKEVLYHSFVDNLAENIIVDVQFHHYNIDNFKNIINNSIGKYYKYVVMNFDDKEVASTLTSISNEKLLLIDWNIHSKSKNNFVFQDFGKAFYDALKQGENLFKKYEQVIFIYPPFTYHPKETLEYFKKFCSDFNLKHKIIYKLNDFYLQKNTAYISVSDRILGMFLEQCREKNFEPGKDIGFLSYNETPMKKFIYKGISVVTTDFNQLGIKAAEFVSKDEPMKIYIPTNLIKRESL, encoded by the coding sequence ATGGAAAAGAAATTTACTTTCAAAATCAATCACGATAGCGATATTCCTAAATATCAGCAATTAGTCAATTCCATTAACAATGCTATTGCGGAAAACATTTTAGGCAAAGGAGAACAACTGCCTTCTGTTAATAGTATCTGTCAAAAAAACCAATTATCAAGAGATACTGTTTTTAAAGCCTATTCTATTTTAAAGGAGCAAAAACTAATTGACTCCGTTCCTAACAAAGGTTACTTTGTAGCCGGAGAAACCAGAAAAGTACTTTTAGTCCTGGACACCTTCAAAGCTTATAAAGAAGTACTGTACCATTCTTTCGTTGACAATCTGGCTGAAAATATTATTGTAGATGTACAATTTCATCATTATAATATTGACAATTTCAAAAACATCATCAATAATAGCATCGGCAAATACTATAAATATGTAGTAATGAATTTTGATGATAAAGAAGTTGCTTCAACTTTGACATCAATTTCAAACGAAAAGTTATTATTGATTGACTGGAATATCCATTCGAAATCTAAAAACAATTTTGTATTTCAGGATTTTGGTAAAGCTTTTTATGATGCCCTAAAACAAGGAGAAAATTTATTTAAGAAATACGAACAAGTCATTTTCATCTATCCTCCTTTTACCTATCACCCAAAAGAGACTTTGGAATATTTTAAAAAGTTTTGTTCTGATTTTAATCTAAAACACAAAATCATCTACAAACTCAACGATTTCTACCTTCAAAAAAACACTGCCTACATTAGTGTAAGCGATCGAATTCTGGGAATGTTTTTAGAACAATGCCGGGAGAAAAATTTTGAACCCGGAAAAGACATTGGCTTTTTATCCTATAATGAAACCCCAATGAAAAAATTCATCTACAAAGGCATTTCGGTCGTTACAACTGATTTTAACCAATTAGGAATAAAAGCAGCAGAGTTTGTGTCCAAAGATGAACCCATGAAAATTTACATACCAACTAATTTAATAAAAAGAGAATCATTATAA